The Vibrio mangrovi genome includes a region encoding these proteins:
- a CDS encoding cation-translocating P-type ATPase encodes MMEFGSFDEKTAQEKTEPEPLAGLTQREAAERLEKYGRNRLPEPPMAGPLRIFLRQFLSPFIYILMIAAIVSFMLGENPSGIFILAVLILNAVIGMIQEYSAQRSAAALRNMVKGVTHVIRDGIGLSIDVEELVPGDLVILSSGDRVPADVRLVSSHNLAIDESMLTGESLAVSKNAGAEVEEDALLSERVNQGFASSIITHGRAQAIVTATGTSTEIGKIATHVTQERTSEPPLMIRIKNFTYQVSAGISVAIFILIIIMLLKGSYSIEAIILMTIGLAVSVIPEGLPVALTVALAIGMERMAKCSVIIRKLIAVEALGSCTFICSDKTGTLTVNELTIRRIVLPDGHVIQVSGEGVAPGGEIHGDTELRHLRELCVAGVLANESHLNYAKGEWISDGDIVDIAFLVLAKKLGMSITELRRQQTQLELIPYEPENAYCGSVNFDGDTKWLYAKGSPEKMLEMCDQMETVHGPVDIERHLIEEQFESLARQGYRVIALAKREVVENHHHKMEQMSFLGMVAMIDPVRKEAYDAIRRCRLAGIEVAMITGDHPSTAKSIAVELGLCKEHERVVTGTMIRQAMTKDPEAADDLIRPARVFARIEPQQKEQIVDSFMRQNHFVAVTGDGVNDAPAMRRANTGIAMGKRGTDVAKETADLIITDDNFASIVAGIEQGRVVYNNIRKVVALLVATGFSALLLFFMTVIAGLPMPMIAVQLLWLNLIANGLQDVALAFEPKEGNELVCKPRSPDEPVFDKRLVEDILVSGIVMGGLAFLLYYLALQSGESITMARNQTLMLMVLFGNIRALSSRSETRSIFSLPLRDNWFLTFAVPIALLVHVSAMYTPWISDVLQIQPISWEQSVQLVLMALILLVVEETHKWYQRRRARF; translated from the coding sequence ATGATGGAATTCGGCTCCTTTGACGAAAAAACAGCTCAAGAGAAAACAGAACCGGAACCTTTGGCCGGTTTAACGCAACGGGAAGCGGCAGAAAGACTGGAGAAATATGGCCGGAATCGTCTTCCGGAACCTCCGATGGCCGGGCCGTTGCGGATCTTTTTGCGGCAGTTCTTAAGCCCGTTTATTTATATCCTGATGATTGCGGCCATTGTCTCTTTTATGCTTGGCGAAAATCCAAGTGGTATTTTTATTCTGGCTGTTCTTATCCTGAATGCTGTCATCGGCATGATTCAGGAGTATTCGGCCCAACGTTCTGCTGCTGCGCTGAGAAATATGGTCAAGGGTGTGACTCATGTCATCCGGGATGGCATCGGTCTTTCCATTGATGTTGAAGAACTTGTTCCCGGTGATCTGGTGATTCTGTCATCCGGAGATCGGGTTCCGGCGGATGTCCGTCTGGTCAGCAGTCATAATCTGGCGATCGACGAATCGATGCTGACCGGGGAATCTCTGGCGGTCAGTAAAAATGCAGGTGCTGAAGTTGAAGAAGATGCACTGTTGTCTGAACGGGTCAATCAGGGGTTTGCCAGTAGTATTATCACGCATGGCCGGGCACAGGCTATTGTCACTGCAACCGGGACAAGCACTGAAATCGGGAAAATTGCCACGCATGTGACGCAAGAACGCACCTCAGAACCACCTCTGATGATCCGGATTAAGAACTTTACCTATCAGGTCTCGGCAGGCATTTCTGTCGCTATTTTTATCTTAATTATTATCATGTTGCTCAAAGGCAGTTATAGCATCGAAGCCATTATTCTGATGACGATCGGTCTGGCGGTGTCGGTGATTCCGGAAGGGTTGCCTGTTGCGCTGACCGTTGCGCTGGCAATCGGTATGGAACGGATGGCGAAGTGTAGCGTGATCATCCGTAAACTGATTGCTGTCGAAGCGTTAGGCTCCTGTACTTTTATCTGCTCTGATAAAACCGGGACACTGACCGTCAATGAACTGACCATTCGCCGGATTGTATTACCGGACGGCCATGTTATTCAGGTTTCGGGAGAAGGCGTTGCTCCCGGAGGGGAAATTCATGGTGATACTGAATTACGCCATCTGCGTGAACTGTGTGTCGCCGGAGTACTCGCGAACGAAAGTCACCTGAACTATGCCAAGGGAGAATGGATCTCCGACGGTGACATCGTGGATATCGCTTTTCTGGTTCTGGCGAAAAAGCTCGGTATGTCGATTACGGAACTCAGACGTCAGCAGACACAGCTGGAACTGATCCCGTATGAACCGGAAAATGCTTACTGTGGTAGTGTGAACTTTGACGGAGATACTAAGTGGCTATATGCCAAAGGTAGTCCGGAGAAAATGCTGGAGATGTGTGACCAGATGGAAACTGTTCACGGTCCGGTGGATATCGAGCGCCACCTGATTGAAGAACAGTTTGAGTCTCTGGCCCGGCAGGGTTACCGGGTGATTGCTCTTGCTAAACGGGAAGTGGTGGAGAATCACCATCACAAAATGGAACAGATGAGCTTTTTAGGTATGGTTGCGATGATCGACCCGGTGCGCAAAGAAGCCTATGACGCAATTCGTCGTTGTCGTCTGGCAGGGATTGAAGTGGCGATGATTACGGGCGACCATCCGTCGACCGCAAAATCGATCGCGGTCGAGCTCGGCCTGTGCAAAGAACATGAACGGGTTGTGACCGGCACGATGATCCGTCAGGCGATGACGAAAGACCCGGAAGCCGCCGATGACCTGATTCGCCCAGCCAGAGTCTTTGCCCGCATTGAACCGCAGCAAAAAGAGCAGATTGTCGATAGTTTTATGCGGCAGAACCATTTTGTTGCTGTCACCGGCGATGGTGTCAATGATGCACCGGCAATGCGTCGGGCCAATACCGGAATTGCGATGGGCAAACGTGGTACTGATGTTGCTAAAGAGACGGCGGATCTGATCATTACCGATGATAATTTTGCCTCTATCGTCGCAGGAATTGAGCAGGGCCGGGTGGTGTATAACAATATACGCAAGGTGGTTGCGTTGCTTGTTGCGACTGGTTTTTCCGCTCTCTTGCTGTTTTTTATGACCGTTATTGCCGGGTTACCGATGCCGATGATCGCAGTACAGTTGTTATGGTTAAACTTAATTGCAAACGGATTGCAGGATGTGGCGCTGGCTTTTGAACCTAAAGAAGGGAATGAACTGGTCTGTAAACCGAGAAGTCCTGATGAGCCGGTTTTCGATAAAAGACTGGTCGAGGATATTCTGGTTTCCGGCATCGTGATGGGCGGGCTGGCATTCCTTCTCTACTATCTGGCACTTCAGTCAGGCGAGTCGATCACGATGGCAAGGAACCAAACGCTGATGCTGATGGTGCTTTTCGGTAATATCCGGGCACTGAGTAGCCGCTCTGAAACTCGTTCTATCTTCTCATTACCACTCAGAGACAACTGGTTTTTAACCTTTGCCGTTCCTATTGCTTTACTTGTCCATGTTTCGGCAATGTATACGCCATGGATCAGTGATGTACTGCAAATCCAGCCCATCTCATGGGAACAGTCAGTCCAGCTGGTGTTAATGGCGTTGATTCTGCTGGTGGTTGAAGAAACACATAAGTGGTATCAGCGCCGGCGGGCTAGATTCTAA
- the cas3f gene encoding type I-F CRISPR-associated helicase Cas3f, with product MNILLISQCSKQALPETRRVLDQFAERKGRRTWQTPITQEGLNTLRKLLKKNARRNTAVACYWIRSKNQTDLLWIVGNRRKFNPDGTVPTNTTQRDILRSQDENPMHSIQTAALMAAIAGLFHDFGKAGFMFQRKLKKRYGFEPYRHEWLSCQLFIRFVAGRTDQEWLQHLTQLTAQDDIELGKEHDPMQLHGFTELPPLAQCIVWLILSHHRMPKDYRQTSAFDGTKSASSALTDVDNWLNQGLDANWNALNHRYDQFKPQDFKAVLNFSDGTPIRSHTWRMKARELARRALNLPNLAEYAALDQPFPLHIARMALMLADHTYSADVAHSKWQDVDYQLFANTDRKTGEMKQRLDEHCIGVAHHAYIITRTIPRFRAVMPSITRHKEMRRHSPDSRFRWQNRAFDQATSLTERSQQQGFFGINMASTGKGKTLANARIMYALSEEQLGCRFSIALGLRTLTLQTGEALQQRLHLQEDDLAIHIGSQAVKDLFDYQKNSAEEEKAYANGSESAEIFAEHQYVRYDGEVDNHYLNRWLEQKSSVHRFISAPLSVSTIDYLIPVSEGISGGQQIAPMLRLLTGDLIIDEPDDFSLDDDPALARLVYFAGLLGARVLLSSATLPPSLLTHLFASYQAGRAQYNQVTGAQQPQPVICAWFDEFMPYTTDVTSYTDFLSRHQKFTEDRASALCKDKRPLHWGNWLNIEPSQAGMSTSEQFARTVYRGITQLAPQHNTKSQQPDCKGKTVSTGIVRMANIEPLIAVAAQLMMYSPPADTRIHYCVYHSQQPLAVRSEIELTLDKLLQRNAGNCQDIFSQPLIQSLLARFTEPHHIFVVLASPVAEVGRDHDYDWAVIEPSSVRSLIQLAGRVQRHRHIIPTTPNILLLTHNFKALKQEKIAYSRPGYESSKHYALNGSESSYLTLTSHDLREQGLGDILQHINAIPRFTEPERQLLIDQSVQQANGFIELEHLAMLLELRDTVKPWWNSRYAHLFGEFQRRTPFRRSQPVVDYVLIPDEDDPEKLPQLLQFDHSHKEWRNSGLLQDWPEPPMANGICVWGNAELTNVLAEIADRQETSLRDTSLIYATINLAAQSESNLGLTWYYHPVFGVFRGKEMVH from the coding sequence ATGAATATTCTGCTGATCTCACAATGTAGTAAACAAGCACTGCCAGAAACCCGCCGGGTACTAGACCAGTTTGCCGAACGTAAAGGCCGCCGGACCTGGCAAACGCCAATCACTCAGGAAGGACTGAATACACTGCGCAAACTGTTAAAGAAGAACGCCCGACGTAACACTGCGGTTGCCTGTTACTGGATTCGCAGCAAAAATCAGACAGATCTTCTTTGGATCGTAGGTAACCGCAGAAAATTCAATCCTGACGGCACTGTCCCGACCAATACCACGCAACGCGACATTCTGCGTAGTCAGGATGAAAACCCGATGCACAGTATTCAGACGGCAGCACTCATGGCAGCAATCGCCGGGCTGTTTCACGATTTTGGTAAAGCTGGCTTCATGTTCCAGAGGAAGCTGAAAAAAAGGTACGGGTTCGAACCCTATCGTCACGAATGGCTTTCCTGTCAGTTATTTATCCGCTTTGTTGCCGGACGCACTGATCAAGAATGGCTGCAACATCTGACACAGTTGACCGCTCAGGATGATATTGAGTTAGGTAAAGAACACGATCCAATGCAACTGCATGGTTTCACTGAGCTGCCACCGTTAGCACAATGCATTGTCTGGCTGATTCTCTCCCATCACCGAATGCCGAAAGATTACCGTCAGACCTCCGCCTTTGATGGCACAAAATCCGCATCATCAGCGTTAACCGATGTCGATAACTGGCTGAATCAGGGATTGGATGCTAACTGGAATGCTCTCAATCATCGCTATGATCAATTTAAACCGCAGGATTTTAAAGCGGTACTGAATTTCTCAGATGGTACACCAATCCGTAGCCATACCTGGCGAATGAAAGCCCGGGAGCTTGCCCGCCGGGCACTGAATCTACCCAATCTGGCTGAATATGCAGCACTTGATCAGCCTTTTCCTCTCCATATTGCGCGTATGGCGCTGATGCTGGCCGATCACACCTACTCCGCCGATGTCGCTCACAGCAAATGGCAGGATGTCGATTATCAGCTATTTGCCAATACGGATCGTAAGACCGGAGAGATGAAACAGCGTTTGGATGAGCATTGCATCGGCGTTGCACACCACGCCTACATTATTACCAGAACAATTCCCCGCTTTCGGGCTGTCATGCCCAGTATCACACGTCACAAAGAAATGAGACGTCACAGCCCGGACAGCCGTTTCCGCTGGCAAAACAGAGCATTTGATCAGGCTACCAGCCTCACCGAACGCAGTCAGCAACAAGGTTTTTTCGGTATCAATATGGCCTCAACCGGAAAAGGAAAAACACTGGCGAATGCCCGGATCATGTACGCGCTGTCAGAAGAACAACTCGGCTGTCGTTTCAGTATTGCGCTGGGGTTAAGAACCCTGACCCTGCAAACCGGTGAAGCATTGCAACAACGCCTGCATCTGCAAGAAGATGATTTGGCCATTCATATCGGTTCACAGGCAGTGAAAGATCTGTTCGACTACCAGAAAAACTCAGCAGAGGAAGAAAAGGCTTATGCAAACGGCAGCGAATCGGCAGAGATTTTTGCCGAGCATCAGTATGTCCGTTACGATGGTGAAGTCGATAACCATTATCTCAACCGCTGGCTGGAACAGAAAAGCAGTGTTCACCGTTTCATCAGTGCGCCATTGAGTGTCAGTACCATCGACTATCTGATCCCGGTTTCCGAAGGGATCAGCGGCGGTCAGCAGATCGCCCCAATGCTACGGCTGCTCACTGGTGATTTGATCATTGATGAACCGGACGATTTCTCGCTCGACGATGATCCCGCTCTGGCAAGGCTGGTCTATTTTGCCGGATTACTCGGTGCCCGCGTATTACTTTCGTCCGCAACACTGCCACCGTCACTACTCACTCACTTGTTTGCCAGCTATCAGGCCGGGCGCGCACAATATAATCAGGTAACCGGAGCACAACAGCCTCAGCCGGTCATCTGCGCGTGGTTTGATGAATTCATGCCGTACACCACCGATGTGACGTCATATACTGATTTTCTGAGCCGGCACCAAAAATTTACAGAAGACCGAGCCAGTGCACTGTGCAAAGATAAGCGGCCATTACACTGGGGAAACTGGCTGAATATCGAACCCTCTCAGGCTGGGATGAGCACATCTGAGCAGTTTGCCAGAACCGTTTACCGGGGAATCACTCAGCTCGCACCACAACACAACACAAAGTCGCAACAACCGGACTGTAAGGGTAAAACCGTCTCAACCGGGATAGTACGCATGGCAAACATCGAGCCGCTGATAGCCGTTGCCGCGCAATTGATGATGTATTCACCACCGGCAGACACCCGCATTCATTACTGTGTCTATCATAGCCAACAACCACTGGCAGTCCGCTCAGAAATCGAGTTAACCCTCGATAAACTACTCCAGCGAAATGCCGGCAATTGTCAGGATATTTTCAGTCAGCCATTGATCCAGTCGCTTCTGGCCCGGTTTACTGAACCCCATCATATCTTTGTTGTACTTGCATCTCCGGTTGCGGAAGTCGGCCGGGATCACGATTATGACTGGGCAGTTATCGAGCCCAGTTCCGTCCGTTCACTGATCCAACTGGCTGGCCGGGTACAACGCCACCGGCATATCATACCGACAACACCCAATATTTTACTGTTAACACATAATTTCAAAGCGCTGAAACAAGAAAAAATTGCCTATAGCCGACCGGGATATGAAAGCAGTAAACACTACGCATTGAATGGTTCCGAGTCTTCTTACCTGACGTTAACCTCTCATGATCTGCGAGAACAAGGTCTCGGTGATATTCTGCAACACATCAATGCCATCCCGCGCTTCACCGAACCCGAACGACAGTTACTGATCGACCAAAGCGTTCAACAGGCCAACGGTTTTATTGAACTGGAACATTTGGCAATGCTGTTAGAACTCAGAGATACCGTAAAACCGTGGTGGAATAGTCGCTATGCCCATCTGTTTGGTGAATTTCAGCGCCGCACACCATTTCGGCGCAGCCAGCCCGTAGTCGATTATGTGTTGATACCGGATGAAGACGATCCGGAGAAGCTGCCCCAGTTGCTTCAGTTTGACCACAGCCATAAAGAATGGCGTAACAGCGGCCTGTTACAGGACTGGCCCGAACCGCCTATGGCGAACGGTATTTGCGTGTGGGGCAATGCTGAATTAACCAATGTCCTTGCAGAAATTGCAGACCGTCAGGAAACGTCTCTGCGAGATACCAGCCTGATTTACGCCACCATCAATCTTGCGGCACAGAGTGAAAGCAATCTGGGCTTAACATGGTATTACCATCCGGTGTTTGGCGTGTTTAGAGGAAAGGAGATGGTGCATTGA
- the csy1 gene encoding type I-F CRISPR-associated protein Csy1 — MLSQQIERYIHERYLAKQEALDKTYAKARQDAVSETTAAEVETEYAAKREKLQQDFQISHWLDSAAQRASQISMATHAIKFTHSGAKGSNLLASNLGSDPHYLDTSALKKPAVDVVGNAAALDVARLLQLTDEHGTSLFDYLKQENTTPLQPFTTDETQLSRWTDGLKQALHDQAPSSHTLGKQIYFPIGDNQYHLLVPLYSSSLSQAFYDAIHHSRYSQEMKAVRDARKNQQPHNTPLVAYPDLAVTIAGGSKPQNVSQLNSGRGGRNYLFSARPPVWQTRQKPPLTSDNIFTHPELRYLTRDTIRQLRRFLTRLNQQQTDSNQRIRNYIRQQVDEVIDQALSKAGQWQQLPARWSDQASDLPLAQRRWLDPEHPQWDRHDQQWQQELAQNFGLWLKDSLNYHNQESFVLGNEEVEIWKKAFLEALQEAGQ, encoded by the coding sequence ATGCTATCGCAGCAAATAGAACGCTACATCCATGAGCGCTACCTTGCCAAGCAGGAAGCGCTCGATAAAACCTACGCAAAAGCCCGGCAGGATGCCGTATCAGAGACAACCGCCGCAGAAGTTGAAACAGAATACGCGGCCAAACGGGAAAAGCTGCAACAGGATTTTCAGATCTCTCACTGGCTCGATAGCGCAGCCCAGCGTGCCTCGCAGATCAGTATGGCGACCCACGCCATCAAATTTACCCACAGTGGTGCCAAAGGCAGCAACCTGCTCGCCAGTAATCTGGGCAGCGATCCACATTATCTCGACACCAGCGCACTGAAAAAACCGGCGGTTGATGTGGTCGGAAATGCAGCGGCCCTTGACGTTGCCCGGTTATTGCAACTGACCGATGAACATGGCACTTCTCTGTTTGACTACCTGAAACAGGAAAACACCACACCACTGCAACCTTTCACCACCGATGAAACTCAACTATCCCGCTGGACTGACGGACTGAAACAGGCTCTGCATGATCAGGCACCCAGTAGCCATACGCTCGGCAAGCAGATCTATTTCCCGATCGGTGACAATCAGTATCATTTGCTGGTGCCGCTATACTCTTCTTCTCTGTCACAGGCTTTTTACGATGCCATTCACCACAGCCGTTACAGTCAGGAGATGAAAGCGGTCCGGGATGCACGAAAAAACCAGCAACCACACAACACACCGCTGGTTGCCTACCCTGATTTGGCCGTGACCATTGCCGGCGGCTCCAAACCGCAGAATGTCTCGCAACTCAACTCTGGCCGTGGTGGCCGTAATTATCTGTTTTCGGCCCGCCCGCCTGTCTGGCAAACCCGGCAGAAACCACCGCTCACCAGTGACAATATCTTTACTCATCCTGAGTTACGTTACCTGACCCGCGACACGATTCGTCAACTAAGACGTTTTCTGACTCGGCTCAATCAACAGCAGACCGACAGCAACCAACGCATCCGTAACTATATCAGACAACAGGTTGATGAAGTGATCGATCAAGCCCTGAGCAAAGCGGGTCAGTGGCAACAGCTCCCGGCCCGCTGGAGCGATCAGGCAAGCGATTTACCCTTAGCACAACGCCGCTGGCTCGATCCGGAGCATCCGCAATGGGATCGTCATGACCAGCAGTGGCAGCAAGAGCTTGCTCAAAATTTTGGTCTGTGGCTGAAAGACAGCCTCAATTATCACAATCAGGAAAGTTTTGTACTGGGCAATGAGGAAGTTGAGATCTGGAAGAAAGCATTTCTTGAAGCCTTGCAGGAGGCAGGACAATGA
- the csy2 gene encoding type I-F CRISPR-associated protein Csy2 gives MSEQYLILKRIQVSGANAISGFTYGFPAVTHFLGYVHALSLKLQHNHKITLSDVAIICHHHQLHAYRESRYEPYAFAQTRNPLTKEGKTAPINEEGKMNMSVSLIIRASGFNVVNEAGQKAQCELIRELAIQQKLAGGRITGIQSCFLSSGDTPRKLLRPLLPGFALIDRSALLAEKNQKNKDNQMLENWLSFSAFKYAATDEPLEEDPDKVKWQQVDQHEGYLVPIQIGYKQLAKPYSPREVSHVRNPDVPVSFVEAIHSIGEWIGAPSRLDSLSELMWQYHYQEESPFYVCHSQQTINAISAGQDTDRKELDFGI, from the coding sequence ATGAGCGAACAATATCTGATCCTCAAACGTATTCAAGTGAGTGGCGCCAATGCAATTTCCGGATTTACTTATGGTTTTCCGGCGGTGACCCATTTCCTCGGCTATGTCCATGCGCTTTCACTCAAACTGCAACACAATCATAAAATTACCCTGAGTGATGTTGCCATCATCTGCCATCACCATCAGCTTCATGCTTACCGGGAATCCCGCTACGAACCGTATGCATTCGCCCAGACCCGCAATCCGCTGACCAAAGAAGGCAAAACTGCCCCGATTAACGAAGAGGGGAAAATGAATATGAGCGTCTCACTGATCATCCGGGCCAGTGGTTTCAATGTCGTCAATGAGGCCGGGCAAAAAGCACAGTGCGAACTCATCCGGGAACTGGCAATACAACAGAAACTGGCCGGAGGCCGGATTACCGGGATACAAAGCTGTTTTCTCAGTAGCGGCGACACACCCCGCAAACTGTTACGTCCGTTACTACCCGGCTTTGCCTTGATTGATCGTTCAGCGCTGCTGGCAGAAAAAAATCAGAAGAACAAGGACAATCAAATGCTGGAAAACTGGCTCAGTTTTTCTGCTTTCAAATATGCGGCCACCGATGAACCACTGGAAGAAGACCCAGATAAAGTCAAATGGCAACAGGTTGATCAGCATGAAGGCTATCTGGTCCCGATTCAGATCGGCTACAAACAGCTCGCCAAACCTTATTCTCCCCGTGAAGTCAGCCATGTGCGTAACCCAGATGTCCCGGTCAGCTTTGTCGAAGCGATTCACAGCATCGGGGAATGGATCGGCGCGCCAAGCCGACTCGACTCACTATCAGAATTGATGTGGCAATATCATTATCAGGAAGAATCCCCTTTCTATGTTTGCCACAGTCAACAGACCATCAACGCTATTTCTGCCGGACAAGACACTGACCGGAAAGAGCTCGATTTTGGAATTTAA